From a single Pseudophryne corroboree isolate aPseCor3 chromosome 6, aPseCor3.hap2, whole genome shotgun sequence genomic region:
- the LOC134934704 gene encoding guanylyl cyclase inhibitory protein-like: MRFGIYKKTLQKVKVSLNKIGRLTLFYRISFVFCRKFVQECPSGLITLHEFRKYFCDCTVGNESSEYAEQLFRALDNNGDGIVDFREYVTAISMLAHGSPEDKLKWSFKLYDKDRDGAITRSEMLEIMKAVYKMSIAASITKVNPLTAEECTNRIFIRLDKDHNAIISLQEFVEGSLDDEWIREMLECDLSTVELQKPPAYIHVRSRESMFSSSRRHF; encoded by the exons ATGCGGTTTGGCATTTATAAAAAGACCCTGCAGAAAGTTAAAGTGTCCTTAAACAAAATCGGACGTCTCACGTTATTTTACAGAATCAGTTTTGTCTTTTGCAGAAAGTTCGTGCAGGAGTGCCCCAGCGGTCTGATTACTCTCCACGAGTTCCGCAAGTATTTCTGCGACTGTACCGTCGGAAACGAGTCTTCGGAGTATGCAGAACAGCTATTCCGAGCTCTGGATAACAACGGG GACGGAATAGTGGACTTCCGGGAATATGTCACCGCAATCAGCATGCTGGCTCATGGATCACCCGAGGACAAACTCAAGTGGTCTTTCAAGCTGTACGACAAGGACAGAGACGGGGCCATTACTCGCTCCGAGATGCTGGAAATCATGAAG GCGGTGTATAAAATGAGTATCGCTGCTTCCATCACGAAGGTGAATCCGCTGACGGCAGAAGAGTGCACTAACCGCATCTTTATTCGCCTGGACAAAGACCACAATG CCATCATTAGTCTCCAGGAGTTTGTGGAAGGTTCCCTGGATGACGAGTGGATTCGGGAGATGCTGGAATGTGACCTGAGCACTGTGGAATTACAGAAGCCCCCCGCATATATCCATGTCCGATCCAGAGAGAGCATGTTCAGCAGTAGCCGGCGACACTTTTAA